In Odontesthes bonariensis isolate fOdoBon6 chromosome 20, fOdoBon6.hap1, whole genome shotgun sequence, a genomic segment contains:
- the ralyl gene encoding RNA-binding Raly-like protein isoform X2 translates to MTMYKGKRRNHRYINMAGEPKPYRPKPGSKRPLSAVYSGYEFDYEYYRDDFYSRLFDYHGRVAPPPRAVIPLKRSRVIAPSSRRGKTSFPIKTSSSSSSSSSRPPTSSSSSGVKLKTDQLQTIKRELTQIKMKIDSLLGRLEKIEKQQRAESEAQRKYEDNCDSLHEESVSETAENSGEEAGEGALDVEAGEMTDGGEDDYDEEGSHHLIENHVSDIDN, encoded by the exons ACATAAACATGGCGGGTGAACCCAAGCCATACCGGCCTAAACCAGGCTCCAAACGGCCGCTCTCAGCTGTTTACAG TGGATATGAATTTGATTACGAGTACTACAGGGATGATTTCTACAGCAG gCTTTTTGACTACCACGGCAGAGTGGCCCCCCCACCCAGAGCTGTGATCCCTCTGAAGCGCTCCAGGGTGATCGCTCCTTCCTCCCGCCGCGGGAAGACCTCCTTCCCCATCAaaacctcctcttcctcctcctcttcatcctccagACCTCCCACATCATCCTCTTCCTCCGGCGTCAAAC TGAAGACGGACCAGCTCCAGACCATTAAACGAGAGCTCACTCAGATCAAGATGAAGATCGACTCTTTGCTGGGACGCCTGGAGAAGATTGAGAAGCAGCAGAGAGCTGAATCTG AGGCTCAAAGAAAATATGAGGACAACTGCGACTCCCTGCATGAGGAGTCTGTGTCCGAGACAGCAGAAAACTCTGGGGAGGAGGCCGGCGAGGGGGCGCTGGACGTGGAGGCGGGAGAGATGACTGATGGCGGCGAGGACGACTACGACGAGGAGGGCAGCCACCATCTG ATAGAGAACCACGTATCGGATATTGACAACTGA